The sequence CCCACCGAGGCGCCCGAAGACACGCCCAGCAAATAGGGATCGGCCAGCGGGTTGCGCACCATGGCCTGCATGGCCACGCCCACCAGGGCCAGGCCGGCCCCAGCCAGGGCCGCCAGCAGCACGCGCGGCAGCCGTATGCGCCAGACGATTTGGTATTGGGACAGACTCCAGTCACCGGGCGGCAGCTCCAGGCCCAGCCGCAGCCCCAGCTCCTGGGCAGCGATATGCCAGGCCTGCTGCGGCGCGATGCGCACAGGGCCCAGGGTGATGGCCAGCGTCAGCGACAAGGCCAGCAGAGCCAGCAGGGCCAACAGCCAGTAGCGCAGGCGGCGGCGCTGCAGCGCGAAGTGCAAGCTGCTCATACTCATGGCTGCGCCACCCGCTCAGGGTGCAAGGCCTGGGCGATGCGGCGCACGGCCTGCACATTGCGAGGACCGGGCGTGGCCTCGGCAAAGTCCAGCAGCACAAAGCGCTGCTCGCGTATGGCCTTGAGATGGGAGAGCTCGGGCTTGCGCAGCAGAAATTCTTTTTTGCCCCCGGGCGTGGGCCTGTCGTTGTCGACGATGACGATCCAGTCCGGATCGCGGTCAACCACATCCTCCCAGTTGCCGCGCATCCAGCTGCTGCCCAGATCGTCAAAGATGTTGCTGCCGCCTGCAGCCTCGATCATGGCCTGGGGCATGGCGTAGCGGCCTGTGGTCACGGGAATGTCGGTGCCGCTGTCAAACACAAACACCTTGGGCCACTGCGTAATGCCTTGCAGGGCCTGGGCCAGGACCCGCAGCTCGGCGCGCTGCCCATCGACCAGATCCTGGGCACGCTCGGCAATGCCGAAGATACGGCCCAGGTTGAGCAGGTCGTCAAACGTGTCCTCCAGCGATACGCGCTCGCGCTGGATCTTGCGTATGCAGGATTCACTGAGCACGTAGCTGGCAATGCCCAGCTCGGCCAGGCTGGCAGGCGTGATCTGGCCTTCGCGAAAGCCATAGGACCAGCCGCTGAAGACAAAATCCGGCTGGGCATGGATCAGTGTTTCCAGGTTCATGTCCTGGCTGGACAGATCGGGGACCTGGGCCAGCTGGGCACGCATCTCCGGCGGCAGCCGACTCAGGTCACGCAGGCCCCCATAGCCCACCAGGCGATCGCCCAGGCCCAGGGCCAGAAACATCTCGGTGATGTTGATGCCATGGGTGACTGCGCGCTGGGGTATGCGCTCGTAGAGCACGGGCTGGCCACAGACCTGGAGGCGCAGTGGCGCGCGCGCTGCGGCCACCGCTGGGTCTGCGGGTGCAGCCGTCTCCAAGGCCTGCGCCGCTGGTTTTTCGCAGCCCGCAAGCCCCAGGGCCGCAGCACAGAGCAAAACGGGGCGTAGCAAAGACAGGAGCTGCATGCGCGCGTACTTTCTAGGTTTCACGGTGTTTTCCATCTGAATTCAAGTCCACATACGCACTAACAGCTATGGTTTTACTGCACTCAGAAGGTGAACTGCGCGCTCAGATCCACACGCCTTCCCTCACCAGGGTAGGCCTGGGCAGCTGCGGCATTCGACACCGCCGAATAGGTGTAGAGCTTGTCCGTGAGATTGCGCAGGCTGAGACGGTAGGTG comes from Comamonas sp. GB3 AK4-5 and encodes:
- a CDS encoding ABC transporter substrate-binding protein, with product MQLLSLLRPVLLCAAALGLAGCEKPAAQALETAAPADPAVAAARAPLRLQVCGQPVLYERIPQRAVTHGINITEMFLALGLGDRLVGYGGLRDLSRLPPEMRAQLAQVPDLSSQDMNLETLIHAQPDFVFSGWSYGFREGQITPASLAELGIASYVLSESCIRKIQRERVSLEDTFDDLLNLGRIFGIAERAQDLVDGQRAELRVLAQALQGITQWPKVFVFDSGTDIPVTTGRYAMPQAMIEAAGGSNIFDDLGSSWMRGNWEDVVDRDPDWIVIVDNDRPTPGGKKEFLLRKPELSHLKAIREQRFVLLDFAEATPGPRNVQAVRRIAQALHPERVAQP